In the Enterococcus saigonensis genome, one interval contains:
- a CDS encoding teichoic acid D-Ala incorporation-associated protein DltX, with the protein MKNWLHKENTHYWLTFIGKTLFYFCVVLILVYLYHYKNIQGGTFIYNEF; encoded by the coding sequence ATGAAAAATTGGTTACATAAAGAAAATACCCACTATTGGTTAACTTTTATTGGAAAAACGCTCTTTTACTTCTGTGTCGTGCTAATTTTAGTCTATTTGTATCATTACAAAAATATTCAAGGCGGCACATTTATTTACAACGAATTTTAA
- the dltA gene encoding D-alanine--poly(phosphoribitol) ligase subunit DltA translates to MTVTNIIEQIDSWGATEPNRIAYIDEKEYTYGQLKKWSDQLAAFLSEKLMDRGPIVVYGDLEFEMLVAFLGASKAGHAYIPIEANTPNDRVELILAVAQPTLIISVEEWPDIPITCDVLSPVALKEIFYQNQILPKFESVQKDENYYLIFTSGTTGVPKGVQISHENLLSFVNWTLTDFILPKQSRFLSQAPYSFDLSVFDVYPALCSGGSLVPLKKEIINDFKALFATLPQLALDVWVSTPSFMDICLMEKEFNGENIPSLTTFIFCGEELTKKTARSLLERFPAAHIYNTYGPTEATVAISSVEITSTLLEQVDRLPIGYVKEDTKVTIMDDLQVLAAGKVGEIVISGPSVSKGYLNNPEKTAQAFLLLDGNWAYRTGDAGSLPDDGLLRYEGRIDFQVKLHGYRIELEDVDHHLNQVSLVKQATVVPKYQDHKVQQLVAFVVPNENEFAKEFQLTKAIKAELAEGVMDYMIPQRFVYVEQLPRTANGKIDRKGLINEVNG, encoded by the coding sequence ATGACTGTAACAAATATTATTGAACAAATTGATTCTTGGGGGGCAACTGAACCTAATCGCATTGCCTATATTGATGAAAAAGAATATACCTATGGTCAGTTAAAAAAATGGTCTGATCAGCTTGCTGCCTTTTTGAGCGAAAAACTGATGGATCGTGGCCCTATCGTTGTCTACGGCGACTTAGAATTCGAAATGTTGGTTGCATTTTTAGGTGCTAGTAAAGCAGGACATGCGTATATTCCTATTGAAGCGAATACTCCAAATGATCGTGTAGAATTAATTTTAGCTGTTGCACAACCTACGTTAATCATTAGTGTTGAAGAATGGCCCGATATTCCGATTACTTGTGACGTTTTGTCCCCAGTTGCATTAAAAGAAATTTTCTACCAAAATCAGATCTTACCAAAATTTGAAAGTGTTCAAAAAGATGAAAATTACTACTTAATTTTTACCTCAGGTACAACCGGTGTTCCAAAAGGAGTACAAATTAGTCATGAAAATTTATTATCTTTTGTAAACTGGACGTTGACAGATTTTATTTTGCCAAAACAAAGTCGCTTTTTATCACAAGCGCCTTATTCTTTTGATTTATCTGTTTTCGATGTCTATCCTGCTTTGTGTTCAGGCGGTTCTTTGGTTCCTTTGAAAAAAGAAATTATTAACGATTTTAAAGCACTTTTTGCGACACTACCCCAATTGGCACTAGATGTATGGGTATCAACCCCTTCGTTTATGGATATTTGCCTAATGGAAAAAGAATTTAATGGGGAAAATATCCCTAGCTTAACGACTTTCATTTTTTGTGGAGAAGAATTAACAAAAAAAACAGCCAGAAGTTTATTGGAACGTTTTCCAGCAGCGCATATTTACAATACCTACGGCCCAACTGAAGCAACTGTCGCGATTTCAAGTGTTGAAATTACTTCTACTTTATTGGAACAAGTTGATCGTTTGCCAATCGGATATGTAAAAGAGGATACAAAAGTAACCATCATGGACGACCTACAAGTATTAGCAGCTGGCAAAGTTGGCGAAATTGTAATTTCTGGTCCGAGTGTTTCCAAAGGCTATTTGAATAATCCTGAAAAGACGGCACAGGCTTTCCTTTTATTAGATGGTAACTGGGCTTATCGAACTGGAGATGCAGGTAGCCTGCCTGATGATGGTCTATTACGGTATGAAGGACGAATTGATTTTCAGGTGAAACTACATGGCTATCGTATTGAATTGGAAGATGTTGATCACCATTTAAATCAAGTTTCCTTAGTAAAACAAGCAACTGTGGTACCAAAGTATCAAGATCATAAAGTTCAACAATTAGTGGCATTTGTAGTTCCCAATGAAAATGAATTTGCTAAAGAGTTTCAATTAACAAAAGCAATTAAAGCTGAATTAGCTGAAGGTGTGATGGATTACATGATTCCCCAACGGTTTGTCTATGTTGAACAATTACCTCGTACCGCCAACGGTAAAATTGATCGTAAGGGTCTGATAAATGAGGTGAACGGCTAA
- the dltB gene encoding D-alanyl-lipoteichoic acid biosynthesis protein DltB translates to MVFPHSIPYADPKYFLLLFIAFVPLILSMLIAGKRPSFYQSLVTVFFLYISFGGASWHQGVALIGYVIWQTVLVHLYFLYRQQKNSSSVFYTAVFLAILPLAITKIVPFFNGGHSSILGFLGISYLTFKSVQMIMETRDGMIKSYKVWHYIQFLLFFPTISSGPIDRFRRFDKDLDNPPTPEKYVDLLGTGIHRIFIGFLYKFIIGYYFGSVLLPPIERATILNGGISWPLVAYMYVYSMYLFFDFAGYSLFAVGTSNILGYETPMNFNKPFLAWNIKEFWNRWHMTLSFWFRDYIYMRLMFTLLKKKVFKSRIVASNVGYFALFLIMGVWHGLAWYYIVYGLYHAALICLTDAWLRYKKKHKNLPSNKFTHGLAIFLNFQAVCFSFMIFSGILDKLI, encoded by the coding sequence ATGGTCTTTCCACATAGTATTCCTTATGCAGATCCGAAGTACTTTTTATTATTGTTTATTGCGTTTGTGCCACTGATTTTAAGTATGTTAATTGCAGGAAAACGACCTTCCTTTTACCAAAGTTTAGTAACGGTGTTTTTCTTATATATTAGTTTTGGTGGTGCCAGTTGGCATCAAGGAGTTGCTCTGATTGGCTATGTTATTTGGCAAACAGTATTGGTCCACCTGTATTTTTTATATCGGCAGCAAAAAAATAGCAGTAGTGTCTTTTATACCGCTGTATTCTTGGCAATTTTGCCTTTAGCGATCACCAAAATTGTGCCATTTTTTAACGGTGGTCACAGTTCAATTTTAGGTTTTTTAGGGATTTCATATTTGACTTTTAAATCAGTACAAATGATTATGGAAACACGCGATGGGATGATTAAATCATATAAAGTTTGGCATTACATCCAGTTTCTATTATTTTTTCCGACCATCTCTTCAGGACCAATTGATCGCTTCCGCCGTTTTGATAAGGACTTAGATAATCCACCGACACCAGAAAAATATGTAGATCTTTTGGGCACGGGGATTCACCGTATTTTTATCGGTTTTTTATACAAGTTTATTATTGGCTATTATTTTGGTTCAGTTTTACTGCCGCCAATTGAACGAGCGACAATCCTCAATGGTGGAATTTCCTGGCCGTTAGTTGCTTATATGTATGTTTACAGTATGTATTTATTCTTTGACTTTGCCGGCTATAGTTTGTTTGCTGTTGGAACCAGTAATATTTTAGGTTATGAAACACCAATGAACTTTAATAAACCATTTTTAGCTTGGAATATCAAAGAATTTTGGAATCGCTGGCACATGACGTTGTCTTTTTGGTTTCGCGACTATATTTATATGCGTCTGATGTTTACTTTGTTGAAAAAGAAAGTATTCAAAAGTCGCATCGTTGCTTCAAATGTTGGTTATTTTGCCCTTTTCTTAATAATGGGAGTCTGGCACGGACTAGCTTGGTATTATATTGTCTATGGTTTATACCACGCAGCGCTGATTTGTTTAACCGACGCCTGGTTACGTTATAAGAAAAAACATAAGAATTTGCCGTCAAATAAGTTTACCCATGGATTGGCAATCTTTTTAAACTTTCAGGCAGTATGTTTTAGCTTTATGATTTTTTCAGGAATTTTAGATAAATTAATTTAA
- the dltC gene encoding D-alanine--poly(phosphoribitol) ligase subunit DltC gives MKDTVLNILEEITGTDEVKENLDVNLFDEGLMDSMATVQLLVELEGQLDVQVPVSEFDREEWDTPNKIIAKVLELKGN, from the coding sequence ATGAAAGATACAGTATTGAACATTTTAGAAGAAATTACCGGAACAGATGAAGTAAAAGAAAATTTGGATGTTAATTTATTTGATGAAGGACTAATGGACTCCATGGCTACTGTGCAATTATTAGTAGAATTAGAAGGACAATTAGATGTTCAAGTTCCTGTTTCAGAATTTGACCGTGAAGAATGGGACACACCAAATAAAATCATTGCTAAAGTTTTGGAACTAAAAGGGAATTAA
- the dltD gene encoding D-alanyl-lipoteichoic acid biosynthesis protein DltD, with product MKKKLLAIFGPVIAAAVLLALFFFSPFKINDEDKGLWAQASSSMSGNILRGNSIKNEAVKSGEYVPFFGSSELSRISPFHPSVLAKKYKRNYTPFLLGAPGTQSLTQYMMMQSFGSDLKGKKVVFIISPQWFVKGGIKRAYFDAYFSELQTYTWATKLDNVSETDKYLAKRLLAYEKVNHDETLKLMLKEIAKGKLPTKRQVDVARFHINMLNREDELFSEIGLLSKNNQIEQQEKKLPAVYNDQKLDEQAKKIGQKATANNSFGIENGFYTHRIKPRLTKFNASQAKWDYRYSKEFSDFQLVLNQLAKENTQALFIIPPINGKWSEYTGLSQHMLQEFSKKITYQLRSQGFNQIADFTNKDHEPYFMTDTIHLGWRGWLAADQYIQPFLEKRTPQPTYHIADYFYTQDWQNQNPATIK from the coding sequence ATGAAAAAAAAGCTTCTTGCTATTTTTGGGCCGGTAATAGCAGCTGCGGTCCTGCTAGCGCTATTTTTCTTTTCACCTTTTAAGATTAATGATGAAGATAAAGGCTTATGGGCCCAAGCTAGTAGTTCGATGTCCGGTAATATTTTGCGTGGAAATTCAATTAAAAATGAAGCCGTAAAATCTGGTGAGTATGTGCCCTTTTTTGGTTCTTCAGAGCTAAGTCGAATTAGTCCATTTCATCCATCTGTGTTAGCTAAAAAATACAAACGAAATTACACGCCTTTTTTACTAGGTGCTCCAGGAACACAATCTTTAACACAGTATATGATGATGCAATCATTTGGTAGTGACCTAAAAGGTAAAAAAGTAGTTTTTATTATCTCACCCCAATGGTTCGTCAAAGGAGGAATAAAGCGGGCGTATTTCGACGCGTATTTCTCTGAATTGCAAACCTATACTTGGGCCACTAAGTTAGACAATGTTTCTGAAACTGATAAATATTTAGCGAAACGATTGCTGGCCTATGAAAAAGTCAATCATGATGAAACATTGAAGTTGATGTTAAAGGAAATTGCTAAAGGTAAATTACCAACAAAAAGACAAGTTGATGTGGCACGATTCCATATTAATATGTTGAATCGGGAAGATGAACTTTTTAGTGAAATTGGTTTGTTGTCGAAAAATAACCAAATTGAACAACAAGAAAAAAAATTACCAGCTGTTTACAATGATCAAAAATTAGATGAACAAGCTAAAAAAATTGGTCAAAAAGCAACTGCAAATAATTCTTTTGGTATTGAAAATGGTTTTTATACCCATCGGATTAAACCACGTTTGACTAAATTCAATGCTTCGCAAGCTAAGTGGGATTATCGTTATTCAAAAGAATTTTCGGATTTTCAATTAGTTTTAAATCAATTGGCAAAAGAAAATACACAAGCTCTCTTCATTATTCCGCCAATTAATGGAAAATGGAGCGAATATACAGGCTTATCGCAACATATGTTACAAGAGTTTAGCAAAAAAATTACGTATCAATTACGTTCTCAAGGATTTAACCAGATTGCTGATTTTACTAATAAAGATCATGAGCCTTATTTTATGACGGATACTATCCACTTAGGATGGCGTGGTTGGTTGGCAGCAGATCAATATATCCAACCGTTTTTGGAAAAAAGAACGCCACAGCCAACTTATCACATAGCTGATTATTTCTACACGCAAGACTGGCAAAATCAAAATCCAGCGACAATTAAATAA
- a CDS encoding M42 family metallopeptidase, with the protein MDKNEEQLLIELTKARGVPGNEDEVREVFKKYAAPFAEDISFDGLGSVIAKHVGEGGGPKIFISGHMDEVGFMVTKITEQGFIEFQTLGGWWSQVMLAQQVEIKTQAGKLIRGVIGCKPPHVLTPEARKQPYEIKDMFIDIGATSLAEAKEWGIRPGDMITPYIEYERLNGGKFLLAKAWDNRVGTAVSLRVLENLSKEGHPNCLFAGSDVMEEVGLRGARTSTHLVNPDIAIALDTGTAGDTPGMTPKEADSKLGAGPQVLIFDASMVPHKKLLNFVVNVAEELAIPFQYTVITGGGTDAGQMHLTRDGVPSLAITVPVRYLHSHTSIIHEDDYLNTVKLVTEVVRRLDDEAVKKIRTY; encoded by the coding sequence ATGGATAAAAATGAAGAGCAGTTACTAATTGAATTAACCAAAGCGAGAGGCGTGCCTGGGAATGAAGATGAAGTAAGAGAAGTTTTTAAAAAATATGCTGCCCCATTTGCCGAAGACATTTCTTTTGATGGCCTAGGAAGTGTTATCGCTAAGCACGTAGGCGAAGGCGGTGGGCCGAAAATTTTTATTTCGGGTCATATGGATGAAGTAGGCTTTATGGTGACAAAAATTACCGAACAGGGTTTTATTGAATTTCAAACATTAGGTGGTTGGTGGAGTCAGGTTATGTTGGCTCAGCAAGTGGAAATTAAAACCCAAGCAGGTAAACTAATTCGTGGTGTGATTGGTTGTAAACCACCACATGTTTTAACACCAGAAGCGCGCAAACAACCTTATGAAATTAAAGATATGTTTATTGATATTGGTGCAACAAGTCTCGCTGAGGCAAAAGAGTGGGGAATTCGTCCAGGAGATATGATTACTCCTTATATTGAATATGAACGTTTAAATGGTGGGAAGTTTCTACTTGCAAAAGCTTGGGATAACCGTGTCGGTACGGCTGTTTCATTAAGAGTTTTAGAAAATTTGTCAAAAGAGGGCCATCCCAATTGTCTATTTGCAGGCAGTGATGTTATGGAAGAAGTTGGTTTAAGAGGCGCACGAACAAGCACCCACTTGGTGAATCCAGATATTGCTATTGCATTAGATACAGGGACTGCTGGCGATACACCAGGAATGACACCAAAAGAAGCTGATTCTAAATTAGGTGCAGGTCCTCAAGTCTTGATTTTTGATGCGTCGATGGTACCGCATAAGAAATTATTGAATTTCGTTGTAAATGTTGCCGAAGAATTAGCTATTCCTTTCCAATATACTGTGATTACCGGTGGGGGAACAGATGCAGGACAAATGCATTTAACTCGTGATGGAGTGCCTTCACTCGCAATTACAGTACCAGTTCGTTACTTACATTCTCATACGTCCATTATTCACGAAGACGATTACTTAAATACCGTGAAGTTAGTTACAGAAGTCGTTCGTCGTTTAGATGATGAAGCAGTGAAAAAAATTCGAACCTATTAA
- a CDS encoding MBL fold metallo-hydrolase translates to MKLTVLGCLGAYPYKGQGTTGYLLQTDDFNLLLDCGSTTLVELEKKIDPLDLDAVILSHYHHDHIADLGVLQYYFQLFPAENKKILPIYGHDLDEFHFNDLTMANVSEGRPYYETKQLELGPFSVTFMKTIHPVTCYAMRFLENDTGKIFVFTGDSGYLEDFNEFAKDADLFLADTYLFNGHEHHKAHFTAQESGTFAKNAHVKKLVLTHLPQFGDLQLLKEQAQVAAGKNISVELAAVGKELLI, encoded by the coding sequence ATGAAATTAACCGTATTAGGTTGCCTTGGAGCTTATCCGTATAAAGGGCAAGGGACAACTGGTTACTTGCTGCAAACTGATGATTTTAATTTGTTATTGGATTGTGGCAGTACAACTTTAGTTGAGTTGGAGAAGAAAATAGATCCACTTGATTTAGATGCTGTTATCCTCTCTCATTATCATCATGATCATATTGCGGATTTAGGGGTTTTGCAATATTATTTCCAACTATTTCCAGCTGAAAATAAGAAAATTTTACCAATTTATGGACATGATTTAGATGAATTTCATTTTAATGATTTAACGATGGCAAATGTTTCTGAAGGTCGTCCTTATTACGAAACAAAACAGTTGGAATTGGGACCGTTTTCTGTTACATTTATGAAGACGATTCATCCTGTAACGTGTTATGCAATGCGCTTTTTAGAAAATGACACAGGTAAGATATTTGTATTTACTGGTGACTCTGGTTATTTAGAAGATTTCAATGAATTCGCTAAAGATGCCGACTTATTTTTAGCGGATACATACTTATTTAATGGCCACGAACATCATAAAGCACATTTTACAGCGCAAGAATCAGGAACCTTTGCTAAAAATGCACATGTTAAAAAATTAGTTTTGACTCACTTACCTCAATTTGGTGATTTGCAATTACTAAAAGAACAAGCACAGGTTGCAGCTGGGAAGAACATCTCGGTTGAATTAGCAGCAGTAGGTAAAGAATTATTGATTTAA
- a CDS encoding lipoate--protein ligase, which produces MIFVPNENNDPRVNLAIEHFLVQEYPLTEPILLFYINEPSIIIGRNQNTIEEINQEYVDEHGIHVVRRLSGGGAVYHDLGNLNFSFIMPDDGDSFRDFEKLTKPIVAALQELGVKGAQLKGRNDLVIEDQKFSGNAMYATNGRMFAHGTIMFDSDINEVVNALKVRKDKIESKGIKSIRSRVTNVKPFLPANKQNMTTKDFRQEILLKIFGVNDIKDVKTYELTADDWEKINQISKDYYRNWDWNYGRSPEFDLERRKRFAIGSIEVRLNVQKGVITEAKIYGDFFGLGDIKDVEAALVGVKYEKEALKTAVTQIDVKKYFGNITQEEFLELLY; this is translated from the coding sequence GTGATTTTTGTACCAAATGAAAACAATGACCCAAGAGTAAACTTAGCAATTGAACATTTTTTGGTTCAGGAGTATCCCTTAACGGAACCCATCTTGTTGTTTTATATTAATGAACCATCGATTATTATCGGGCGCAATCAAAATACCATCGAAGAAATCAATCAAGAATATGTAGATGAACATGGTATTCACGTTGTGCGACGTTTAAGTGGTGGTGGGGCTGTTTATCATGATTTAGGGAACTTAAATTTCAGTTTTATCATGCCTGATGATGGCGACTCCTTTAGAGATTTTGAAAAATTAACTAAGCCGATTGTGGCTGCTTTACAAGAACTGGGAGTCAAAGGGGCTCAGTTAAAAGGGCGTAATGACTTGGTGATTGAAGATCAAAAATTCTCGGGGAATGCAATGTATGCCACTAATGGCAGAATGTTTGCGCACGGCACGATTATGTTTGATAGCGACATTAATGAAGTGGTCAATGCTTTAAAGGTGCGTAAAGATAAGATTGAATCAAAAGGAATTAAATCTATTCGTTCGCGCGTAACCAATGTGAAGCCGTTCTTACCTGCAAATAAACAAAATATGACAACGAAAGATTTCCGGCAAGAAATTTTATTGAAAATCTTTGGTGTAAATGACATAAAAGATGTAAAAACTTACGAATTAACAGCTGATGACTGGGAAAAAATTAATCAAATTTCAAAAGACTATTACCGTAATTGGGATTGGAACTATGGTCGTTCTCCAGAATTTGATTTAGAGCGTCGAAAACGCTTTGCAATTGGCTCCATTGAAGTCCGACTAAATGTACAAAAGGGTGTTATTACAGAAGCTAAAATTTATGGTGATTTCTTTGGTTTGGGTGATATTAAGGACGTTGAAGCAGCGCTTGTAGGCGTGAAGTATGAAAAAGAAGCACTAAAAACAGCTGTGACACAAATTGATGTAAAAAAATACTTTGGTAACATTACCCAAGAAGAATTTTTAGAACTACTTTATTAA
- the proS gene encoding proline--tRNA ligase translates to MSEQKNDFTEWYLKTIQQAELMAYSPVRGSIIFRPDGFELWEHIQEEFNKFLKTQDIRNAYFPMLIPKSFFMKEADHIEGFAPELPWVTEVGDEKLDEPLALRPTSETMIGSAFSDWINSYRDLPYEINQWANVFRWEKKTLPFLRTSEFLWQEGHTAHADEADARKRTMAILDEYARLAEEFLAIPVYKGQKTPSERFAGAVDTYSIEAMMQDGKAVQAGTSHYLGTKFAEAFDITYLTKENKHTHVHTTSWGMSTRLLGSLIMTHGDDKGLVFPPTVAPTQIVLMPVGPWKKNPAIMEKLDTLFAAFKQAGYRVRLDDTDNSPGYKFNEWELKGACLRIECGPRDLENGHVMVKVRDLDEKNTVTFDNLDAYVAEQLAIMPKRLLEKAKARNKANEHYDINTLDELKIHIDKCNEEGTTPGFVLVGWDGSEETEAKIKEETGFTTRNIPFEVPMKKEFDLVSGKPAKHTLWIARAY, encoded by the coding sequence ATGTCTGAACAAAAAAATGACTTCACTGAATGGTACTTAAAAACCATTCAACAAGCTGAATTAATGGCTTATTCGCCTGTACGTGGCTCAATTATTTTTCGCCCTGATGGTTTTGAATTGTGGGAACATATCCAAGAGGAATTCAATAAATTTTTGAAAACACAAGATATTCGTAATGCCTATTTCCCCATGTTAATTCCAAAAAGCTTCTTTATGAAAGAAGCAGATCACATTGAAGGATTTGCTCCTGAATTGCCTTGGGTAACAGAAGTTGGGGATGAAAAATTAGATGAACCGCTAGCGCTACGACCTACTTCTGAGACTATGATTGGTTCTGCTTTTTCTGATTGGATTAATTCGTATCGTGATCTGCCGTACGAAATCAATCAATGGGCGAATGTTTTTCGCTGGGAGAAGAAAACCTTACCTTTTTTACGCACTTCTGAGTTTTTATGGCAAGAAGGACATACCGCTCATGCAGATGAAGCGGATGCAAGAAAACGGACAATGGCTATTTTAGACGAATATGCGCGTTTAGCAGAAGAATTTTTAGCTATCCCTGTTTACAAAGGACAAAAGACACCTTCTGAACGTTTTGCCGGTGCTGTTGATACGTATTCAATTGAAGCGATGATGCAAGACGGCAAAGCTGTTCAAGCAGGTACTTCTCACTATTTGGGGACTAAATTTGCAGAAGCATTTGATATTACGTATTTGACAAAAGAAAACAAACATACTCACGTGCATACAACTTCTTGGGGCATGTCAACTCGCTTGTTGGGATCTTTAATTATGACTCACGGCGATGACAAGGGACTCGTTTTCCCACCAACTGTCGCACCAACGCAGATTGTTTTAATGCCAGTTGGTCCTTGGAAGAAAAATCCAGCTATTATGGAAAAATTAGATACATTATTTGCTGCCTTTAAACAAGCTGGCTACCGTGTCCGTCTAGACGATACGGATAATTCTCCAGGCTATAAATTCAATGAATGGGAATTAAAAGGCGCTTGCCTACGAATTGAATGTGGTCCTCGTGATTTAGAAAATGGGCACGTGATGGTAAAAGTACGAGATTTAGATGAAAAGAATACGGTGACTTTTGATAACTTAGATGCTTATGTAGCAGAACAATTAGCAATCATGCCAAAACGACTACTAGAAAAAGCAAAAGCTCGTAATAAAGCTAACGAACACTATGATATCAACACACTAGACGAATTGAAAATCCATATTGACAAATGTAATGAAGAAGGTACTACACCAGGCTTTGTTTTAGTTGGCTGGGATGGTAGCGAAGAGACAGAAGCAAAAATCAAAGAAGAAACTGGTTTTACTACTCGAAATATTCCCTTTGAAGTTCCAATGAAAAAAGAATTTGACTTAGTTAGCGGCAAACCAGCAAAACATACACTCTGGATTGCTCGCGCTTATTAA
- a CDS encoding ATP-binding protein, which translates to MKRLNNETKKKYNKKMIWIPYLLVIAVFITVGIFFIHALNAPFSQSSMAEIKDTWVYYAKDDPVTLFKSRYVKRLNSVSAGETMVMERTMIRKVSNPTLLIQGNHQWLKVTVDGKILYQHSSKTATPTFLGRKNPGNIMTEVQLPKNYVGKTLRLEVSSPYKNYAGIPARVFIGDSDSLLSYVVSVSLPQILILIICTFISLAIMIFSGAELVKRKNLNWELILLSCFALTIALEAAAGDILAGLLFSPLVNSTMALLLAIFTPIFLISYYCLKMKQSQKYYRLWVIFHISFDCLILLWAVLTKIDLPEVKFYIDAANIFGTLATTIAAITEAHQKNRFFVICTPWIVLVAMAHCFIYITSVAQSNFYLVNISGLLFAIILLVIFVYTLVEGLTASEQNKRQMHFLELKTELLEDNHETIIHHLQELEQLRQDFKQNLLLVKDLSSDGNLPAVNEYLEKLLEETDQLNIIRNFSEHTLTNLILNRYQKNAQQKSIAINFLANLPQDVNVADDDLSQILIHLLEHATRETYAIHDPKKREINLRIEYMNEKLQISCTHTAHYHTNIFDRGITTNFSQKEELDLFVIEKVAKKYRGQLKQLQDDYKDQITLSLSLIT; encoded by the coding sequence ATGAAAAGATTAAATAATGAAACCAAAAAGAAATATAATAAGAAAATGATTTGGATTCCTTATCTGCTTGTCATTGCCGTTTTCATTACAGTAGGGATCTTTTTTATTCATGCTTTAAATGCCCCATTCTCACAATCATCCATGGCAGAAATAAAAGACACTTGGGTCTATTACGCTAAAGATGATCCTGTTACTTTATTTAAAAGTCGTTATGTGAAACGCTTAAATAGCGTATCCGCAGGAGAAACAATGGTAATGGAACGAACAATGATTCGTAAAGTTTCCAACCCAACTTTATTAATTCAAGGAAATCATCAGTGGTTAAAAGTGACGGTCGACGGCAAAATCCTCTATCAGCATAGTTCCAAAACTGCAACACCGACTTTTTTAGGCAGAAAAAATCCAGGCAATATCATGACAGAAGTACAATTGCCTAAAAACTACGTGGGCAAAACCTTACGATTAGAAGTAAGTAGCCCATATAAAAACTACGCAGGTATTCCTGCTCGAGTATTCATTGGGGATTCAGACTCACTTTTATCTTATGTCGTCTCTGTTTCCTTACCACAAATTTTAATCTTAATTATTTGCACTTTTATCAGTTTAGCAATAATGATTTTTAGTGGCGCTGAATTAGTTAAGCGAAAAAACTTAAACTGGGAGTTAATTTTATTATCCTGTTTTGCTCTAACTATTGCATTAGAAGCTGCTGCAGGTGATATTCTAGCCGGATTACTGTTTAGCCCCTTAGTTAACTCGACTATGGCTTTGCTTTTAGCAATTTTTACTCCGATTTTCTTGATTTCTTATTATTGTTTAAAAATGAAGCAAAGCCAAAAATACTATCGCCTTTGGGTAATATTTCATATCAGCTTTGATTGTTTAATTTTACTTTGGGCTGTTTTAACCAAAATTGATTTACCTGAAGTAAAATTCTATATTGATGCTGCAAATATTTTTGGAACATTAGCGACAACTATTGCAGCGATCACAGAAGCCCATCAAAAAAATCGTTTTTTTGTCATTTGTACACCCTGGATTGTCTTGGTTGCAATGGCCCACTGTTTTATTTACATTACCAGTGTAGCCCAATCAAATTTTTACCTTGTTAATATTTCGGGTTTATTGTTCGCTATAATTTTACTAGTTATTTTTGTCTATACGCTTGTTGAAGGATTGACTGCTAGCGAGCAAAATAAGCGCCAAATGCATTTTTTAGAGTTAAAAACAGAGTTATTAGAGGATAATCATGAAACGATTATTCATCACCTACAAGAGTTAGAACAGCTACGCCAAGATTTCAAACAAAATCTATTACTCGTAAAAGACCTGAGCAGTGATGGTAATTTACCAGCAGTAAATGAATATTTAGAAAAGCTTTTAGAAGAAACTGATCAGTTAAATATTATTCGCAACTTTTCTGAGCATACTTTAACGAATTTGATTTTAAATCGTTATCAAAAAAATGCTCAACAAAAAAGTATTGCCATTAATTTTCTCGCCAATTTACCCCAAGATGTAAACGTGGCAGATGATGATTTAAGTCAAATTTTAATTCATCTTTTAGAACACGCTACCCGAGAGACTTACGCCATCCATGATCCTAAAAAACGAGAAATTAATTTACGGATTGAATACATGAATGAAAAGTTACAAATTAGCTGCACTCACACTGCTCATTATCATACTAATATTTTTGATCGCGGCATCACAACAAATTTTTCTCAAAAAGAAGAACTGGATCTTTTTGTCATTGAAAAAGTTGCAAAGAAATATCGCGGTCAACTAAAACAATTACAAGATGACTACAAAGATCAGATTACCTTATCTTTATCACTTATAACTTAG